The DNA window TCGCTCGGCGAGGCCTGCAACGCAGTTAGCTTACCGTTTTGCGGTACATTAAATCCCACACCCCATGCCCCAGCCTCTCACCCCGGTTTTCAAACTTGGTCAGCGGGCGGTGCTCGGGGCGCGGTACGCAATTACCAATACCGGCAATATTTTCATAGCCTTCGGCCACGTCCATCACTTCCAGCATGTGTTCTTTGTACTGCTCCCAGTCGGTGGCCAGATGAAAAATACCGCCCGGTTTTAAAACACGGCGGATGGTCTGGGCAAAGGCCGGTTGCACAATGCGGCGCTTGTGGTGTTTTTTCTTGTGCCAGGGGTCGGGGAAAAACAGCTGCACGGTATCGATGCTGTTGTCGGGCAACAGCTTCAGCACTTCAATGGCGTCTTCTTTATAAGTACGCAAATTAGTAACACCGGCTTCTTCAGCCAGATGCAGCAGCGAACCCACGCCGGGCAGGTGCACTTCCACACCAATAAAATCTTTTTCCGGCGCGGCAGCCGCCATGGCCACCAGCGACTGGCCCATGCCGTAGCCGATTTCCAGCACCACATGGCTGTCGCGGCCAAACACCTGCACCGGGTTAATTGGCCCCTGCGCCAGTTCCAGGCCCATTACCGGCCATTGGTGATCGAGTGCGCCCTGCTGACCTTTGGTTAAACGGCCGGCGCGGATCACAAAGCTTTTAATGGCGCGCATGTATTTGGGTTGTTCCGGAGTTTCACCGGCCGGGCTGCTGCCGGGCTTGAGTTCGTCGCTCACAATCATTCCTGCTCAGAGGGTTTAAGAGTGCTGGCGGCCAGCACCAGGCCGAACCAGCCCATCAGCCAGCTCAGTCCGCCAAAGGGGGTTACGATACCCAGCGCCCGCATATCGGTAATGGCCATGCTGTACAGGCTGCCGCTGAATAGCACCAGGCCCAGCACCATCATCAGGCCGGTGCGGCGCAGCCAGCGGCTGCACGAGTCGTTGGGGCTGATCTGCAACCATACCGACACACCCAGCAAGGCCACGGCATGCACCAGATGGTATTGCACGGCGGTGGTCCACCAGCCCAGCTGTTGCGGGTTAAGGCTGCCTTTCAGGCCGTGGGCACCGAAGGCGCCCAGCGCCACCGCGCTGAAGCCGGCGATGGCGGCGATGATTAACAGGTGTTTGCCTTGCATAACGGCTCCGGTTCCGGGGTTAATAGCGGGCGCTTTGCGCATACGGCGCGCGATTATAAAGGAGCCGGGCAGGCAGGTCACTTGTACAGGTTTTGCAGCAGTTTCCGGCACCGGCTGCTATCATAGCGCCCATCTATCGTTGGCCCGTGGAACTACCCGTGAAATACACCGACCTGCGTGACTTTATCGACATGCTGGAAAAGCGCGGCGAGCTGAAACGCATCCGTCGCCCGGTCGACCCACATCTGGAAATGACCGAAATCGCCGACCGCGTGCTGCGCGCCGGCGGCCCTGCCTTGCTGTTTGAAAACCCCAAAGGCTACCGCATGCCGGTGCTGGCCAACCTGTTTGGTACACCCGAGCGGGTGGCCATGGGCATGGGCGAAGAATCGGTGGAAGCGCTGCGCGATGTGGGCAAGCTGCTGGCGTTTCTGAAAGAACCCGAGCCGCCCAAGGGCATGAAAGACGCCTGGGAAAAGCTGCCGATTTTCAAAAAAGTGCTGGCCATGGGGCCGAAGGAAGTCCGTAAGGCGCCCTGTCAGGATGTGGTGCTGGAAGGCGACGATGTGGATTTAAGCCAAATCCCGGTGCAGCACTGCTGGCCTGGCGATGCCGGCCCGCTGATTACCTGGCCGCTGGTGATAACCAAAGGCCCGCACAAAGACCGCCATAACCTCGGTATTTATCGCCAGCAGGTGATCGGCAAAAACAAACTGATTATGCGCTGGCTCAGCCATCGTGGCGGCGCGCTGGATTTCCGCGAATGGCAGCTGGCGCATCCGGGTGAGCCGTTTCCGGTATCCGTGGCGCTCGGTGCCGACCCGGCCACCATTCTGGGCGCGGTCACGCCAGTGCCGGATACCCTCAGCGAATACGCCTTTGCCGGCCTGCTGCGCGACAGCAAAACCGAGCTGGTGAAAAGCATCGGCAACGACCTGCTGGTACCGGCCAGTGCTGAAATTGTGCTGGAAGGGGTGATCCACCCCGGCGAAATGGCCCCCGAAGGCCCGTTCGGTGACCACACCGGTTATTACAACGAGGTGGATAACTTCCCG is part of the Venatoribacter cucullus genome and encodes:
- the ubiD gene encoding 4-hydroxy-3-polyprenylbenzoate decarboxylase gives rise to the protein MKYTDLRDFIDMLEKRGELKRIRRPVDPHLEMTEIADRVLRAGGPALLFENPKGYRMPVLANLFGTPERVAMGMGEESVEALRDVGKLLAFLKEPEPPKGMKDAWEKLPIFKKVLAMGPKEVRKAPCQDVVLEGDDVDLSQIPVQHCWPGDAGPLITWPLVITKGPHKDRHNLGIYRQQVIGKNKLIMRWLSHRGGALDFREWQLAHPGEPFPVSVALGADPATILGAVTPVPDTLSEYAFAGLLRDSKTELVKSIGNDLLVPASAEIVLEGVIHPGEMAPEGPFGDHTGYYNEVDNFPVFTVERITHRKNPIYHSTYTGRPPDEPAILGVALNEVFVPILQKQFPEIVDFYLPPEGCSYRMAVVSMKKQYPGHAKRVMMGVWSFLRQFMYTKFVIVVDDDVNTRSWEDVIWAITTRMDPARDTTLIENTPIDYLDFASPVSGLGSKMGMDATNKWPGETSREWGTPIVMDSEVKARVDAMWDELGL
- the trmB gene encoding tRNA (guanosine(46)-N7)-methyltransferase TrmB, yielding MRAIKSFVIRAGRLTKGQQGALDHQWPVMGLELAQGPINPVQVFGRDSHVVLEIGYGMGQSLVAMAAAAPEKDFIGVEVHLPGVGSLLHLAEEAGVTNLRTYKEDAIEVLKLLPDNSIDTVQLFFPDPWHKKKHHKRRIVQPAFAQTIRRVLKPGGIFHLATDWEQYKEHMLEVMDVAEGYENIAGIGNCVPRPEHRPLTKFENRGERLGHGVWDLMYRKTVS
- a CDS encoding DUF423 domain-containing protein translates to MQGKHLLIIAAIAGFSAVALGAFGAHGLKGSLNPQQLGWWTTAVQYHLVHAVALLGVSVWLQISPNDSCSRWLRRTGLMMVLGLVLFSGSLYSMAITDMRALGIVTPFGGLSWLMGWFGLVLAASTLKPSEQE